GTCGCCCGCCGCCTGCTCGGGCGCGGCCGCTGGTTCCTGCCCGGCTGCCGTCCCCGCCGCGTTCGCGTCCTGATCCCCGTTCGCCCCGTCATTCATCGGGAATGTCCTTTCCGGATGGCCAAACGCCCTCCCGCATCAGCAGGGCCGCCGCTGCCTCGTGCTCGGCGATCCGCTTGCTGCGACCGCTGCCGCGCGCTGGCTCGACTCCCTCGACCCTGACCTCCGTGACGAATTGCGGCGCATGGTCCGGTCCGCTTCGCCCGATCGCCCGATAGGATGGCAGCGGGCGCCCGAGCCCCTGCGCCCATTCCTGGAGTTCCGACTTGGCGTCCGCTGGCGTCTCGGTCATCTCGTCGATGAGGTCGACCCAGAACCGCGCCACGATATCACGCGCCGGTCCATAGCCGCCATCGATGAACACCGCACCGAGAACCGCCTCGCAGGCATCCGCCACGATCGTCTCCTTGCGCCGGCCACCCGTCGACATCTCGCTGCCCCCGAGCCTCAGGGCATTGCCGAGATCGATGGCGTACGCCACCCGCGCGCACGTCTCGCGCCGCACCAGACGGTTCAGCCGCTTGGCGAGATCGCCCTCGGCCGCGTGGGGAAAGCGCGCCATGAGGAGTTCGGCGACCGCCAGCCCGAGGACCCGGTCGCCGAGGAACTCGAGGCGCTCGTTGTCGGTTTCGGTGGAACTGCCGGAGCGCGCACTCGCGTGCGTCAGCGCGCGCTGAAGGAGACGCTCGTCCCGGAACCGGTAGCCGAGACGCTCGGCGATCTGCTCGAGTGAGACCGCCTCACCCACGGCCTAGTCGACGAGATCGAAGAAGCGCGACCAGCGGATCGTCGAGCCCCACTTCCAGGGCTCGAAGACCGACCACTGTTCGGTTGCCGAAAAGAAGATGACCTGCGCCCGGCCGATGAGATTTTCGTGCGGAACGTATCCCACCCGGTATGTGGCGCGCGAATCGAGCGACTGGTCCCGGTTGTCGCCCATCATGAAATAATGACCTTCCGGCACCTGATACTCGGAGGTGTTGTCGAACGTGCCGTTCGCGACCACGTCGAGCACGTGATAGCTGACCCCGTTGGGCAGCGTCTCGCGATACCGCGGCACAGTGACCTTCCGCCCTGTCTCATCGACCGTCTCGAAGGTACCGTCGGCCACCTTCTCGACCGGTTCCCCGTTGATGAAGACCTGACCGCGCCGCACCTGGATCCTGTCGTTCGGCAGGCCGATGACACGCTTGATGTAGTCCGTCTCGTTGTCGCGCGGCAGCTTGAAGACGACCACATCGCCGCGCTCCGGTTCACCCGAAAGCACCCGGCCATCCCAGATCCTGTAGCCGAACGGGAAGGAGTAGCGCGAATAGCCGTAACTGAACTTGGAAACGAACAGGTAGTCGCCGACGAGAAGCGTCTCTTTCATCGAACCGGACGGAATGTTGAACGGCTGATAAAGAAAAATCCGCACGAGGAATGCGAGGATCAACGCATGGATGATCACCTTGAGGAACTCGATCGTTCCGCTGCTCGAGGACTTGTCGGCTTCAAGACCAGCGCTCATGTCGTCTCCGCTTGCTCGATTTGGCCGCACCGACGATAGCCGGCGCAAGTCCTGCCCGCGAGGCCCATCCCCCTGAGCGACCCCGGGCAGCCTCCCGCCCCCCTCATAGACGCTTGTTCCCGATGCGGCAACGAATGACGCCGCCGGCCGCGGTCCCGCAGTCCTCACCGCCCCGGCATCTTGGCCGGCAGCGCCGAGATGATGACGATGGCTTGGGCGAGCGGGAAATCGTCCGTGATCGTGAGAGCCACCCGGGCCTCGTGGCCCTCGGGCGTCAGCTCCGCGAGGATCCGCGCCGCGCCGCCGGTCAGCACCAACGTCGGGCGGCCAGACGGCAGGTTGACCACGCCCATGTCACGCCAATAGACGCCGCGCCGAAAGCCCGTTCCAAGAGCCTTCGAGCACGCTTCCTTGGCCGCGAAGCGTTTGGCGTAAGAGGCGGCACGCTGGGCCCGCCCTTCCGACTTGGCGCGCTCGATGTCGGTGAATATCCGCTCGATGAAGCGCTCACCGAACCGCTCCAGCGAGCGTTCGATGCGGCGAATGTCGATGATGTCGTTGCCGATCCCGAGGATCATCGACCTGCTCCGCCGACGCCTCCGGCGAGCCGCGCCAATTCCATCTGGCAGAGCATCTCCGCGATCGCACCGCCGAGCCCCTGGAACACCGCTTCGCCGACGAGGAAATGCCCGATGTTGAGCTCGGCGAACTCAGGGATGGCGGCGACCGGGCCGACACTCGCGAACGTGATGCCATGGCCCGCGTGCACCTCGATGCCCGCCGTGTGCGACTCCTTCGCGCTTGCGGCGAGGCGGGCGAGTTCACGCGCCGCGCCCGCCTCGTCACCCACCTCGACCATCTCGCAATAGGCGCCGGTGTGCAGTTCGACCACCGGAGCGCCGACTCGCGTTGCCGCCTCGACCTGGACAGGCTCGGGATCGATGAAGAGCGAGACGCGGATGCCGGCATCGCCGAGCCGCGCCACGGCATCGCGGACCCGATTGGCCTGCCCCGCGACGTCGAGACCGCCCTCGGTCGTCACCTCTTCACGCCGTTCCGGCACGAGGCACGCCGCATGCGGCCGGTTGGCGATCGCGATCGCGATCATCTCGTCCGTCACCGCCATCTCGAAGTTGAGCGGCCGGTCGATCGCCGCCATCAACCGCGTGATATCGCCATCGCGGATGTGCCTGCGGTCCTCACGCAGATGCGCCGTGATGCCGTCGGCGCCGGCCGCGATGGCGAGCAGCGCCGCTCGCACCGGATCGGGATAGGCGACTCCGCGCGCGTTGCGCAGTGTCGCGACATGGTCGATGTTCACACCGAGCCGCGCCCTGCGCCCGAATGCGCCAATTCCCTCACGCCCCGCACTGTCAGGCATGTACCTCGACCCTTGCCCGTGCCACCGACGGACTCGATGGCTCGCCCGCCCCACCGTCGCCGCTTGCGCACTGCGCTTCGCCGCCTGCCTCCGCGGCGGCTGTCCCGTCGACGACCTCGTAGGGCTCGTTGTGGATGGCCGCTTCCATGGCTTCCTCGATTTCGGCCTCCTCGGCCCGCCGTGCCGCCAGCAGCAGGGCGCGATACATGACCAGGTAGATCACGCTGGCGACCGCGAGCCCGATCGGCACGCTACCAACCAGCATCGGCTTCATCAGTGGCCAGAGCACGTTCGCGGCCGCAACGAACGCCTCGCTGGAGAAGGCCGTCATCGACTCCCAGAGCGTCGCGAAACCATGCTTCAACTGCTCGTCGGAAAAGCGACCGGTGCCACCGAGGATCGCATTCCCGAGCTGGTAGGTCGACACCCAGATGAAAGGAAACGTCAGCGGGTTGCCAACCGCCGTGCCGAACGCCGAGGCGATCATGCTCCCCCGCCCGATGTAGGCGAGGGCCGCCGCGATGATGAAATGGAACCCGACGAAGGGCGTGCAGGACACGAACGCCCCGCAGGCAAAGCCGAAAGCGATGAAGTAAGGCGAGCCCCGCAACCGGCGAACCCGCTTCAGCACGTAGCGCATCGAGCGCGACCAGCTGCGGCGCGGCCAGAGCGCGACCCGGACCCGGGCAAGAATTCCTTCCGGCTTACGCCGCGAGAACAGCATCGCTCGACGTCCTCACCAAGCCATACCGCAATCGCGATCGCCGCCCGCGTCGCGGCCACTCTCATCTGGATGCCGCCCCCCCCGATCGCAAGGGGTGTTCGCACGCGGAGCGGGCGCCGGCACGACCGCAACCCTATGAAAGTACGCTTCCATGTCGTGCGACATGCTCCTTCGAGAGTGCGGCCGATTTCTGAATTGTGACAATGGACCAGCAGGATTTCCGTTCGGTAACCAGGACTGTATGAACCGGCGCCTCCCGCCCGGCTCCAGCCTCCGGACATACGGCGCCGTCGGTCACCGTTCGTGCTCGGTCGATGCGACTTTTCTCAACCTCGAGCGATCGTTGCGGCACGCCCGATTCAAGTCAAATGGTGTTGGCGCCGGGACTCGGCGCCAAAGCGCCATTGACGTGCCCCTGTGGCACGGAGTCATCCCTCGCGCGAACGGAGGGCGTGAAGCAGCGCTCGACCTTGTAGACCACGTCGAGCATTCGTAGGTCGCGCAAAAGCTCGTTGAGATGCTTTGCGTTCCAGACCTCGACGTCGATGTGCATGCGCGTGAAATCCGCCGCGCGGTGCAACATCCTGAGGTTGTCGATGTTGCCGTCGCGTTCGCCGATGACGGTGGCGATACGGGCGAGTGCCCCCGGCTCGTTGAGCGCCGTCGTCTCGATCTGACCGAGGAACCGGCGCGGCGCGTCGCTGTCCACGTCCCACGTCACGTCGATCCAGCGCTCGCGCGGCAGCGCCTGGAACGCCTCGAGCGCCGGCGACGCGATGGGATAGATCGCGATCATCGCCTGTTCGGGCATCAGAATACCGACGATCCGGTCGCCGGGCACGGCACCGAGTTCGCCGAAAACGAGGCCGAGTTGCTCGCTCGCGCCACTCTGCGACGGGGCGACGCGCGGCAGCATCTGCAGCAGACGCCGCTCGGCCTCGTCATCGCCGATCCGAAACTTGAAGCCCGGAATATGCCGGAGGTTGAACCAGCCCTCGAGCGAGGGATCGCCCTGCTCGTGACGGTTTCGCGCCGTGCGCTCGGGCGATGCCGGGCGCGCCTCCTGGAGATCGGGGAACACCGCCTTCAAGACAGCCCCGGAGGTCAATTCACCTCGCGCCACCGCGACATAGGCATCATCGACCGTTTTCAGCGATAGCCGCCAGAGCGCCTGGGCAAGCCGCCCGTCGCTGAACGAATGACCGACCCGCGCGAAAGCCGCCGCCACGATCTGTCGCCCGAGGTCACCATACTGGCGCCGGAGCGCCTCGCGCGAAGCGCGCCGGATCGCCGAGCGCGCCTTGCCGGTGATCACCAGCTTCTCCCAGGCCGCCGTCGGCGTCTGTGCCTCGGAAGTGATGATCTCCACCTGCACGCCGTTCTGCACCTTTTCCATGAGCGGCGTGGAGCGCCCGTTGACACGCGCACCGACGCAATGGTCACCGACGTCGGTGTGCACGGCATAGGCGAAGTCGAGCAGCGTCGCCCCGCGCGGCAGCGCGATGAGCCGACCCTTGGGCGTGAACGCGAAGACCTGGTCCTGGAACAGCTCGAGCTTGGTGTGCTCGAGGAATTCCTCCGGACTGTCGCCGCTGAGCAGCGTTTCGACATGCCGGCGCAACCAGCTGTAGGGCTCACTGTCGTGCGGCGATACGGGCCCCGAGACACGCACGCCAGTGGAGAGGATCGTCGAGTCCACCTCCTCGCCCGCATACGAAGCGTCCTTGTAGAACGAATGTGCGGCGATGCCGTATTCGGCGATCTGGTGCATCCGACCGGTGCGGATTTGCAGCTCGACCGGCTGATGACGTGGCCCGAGCACTGTCGTGTGCAGCGAGCGATAGCCGTTGTGCTTGGGCGTGGAGATGAAATCCTTGAAACGGTCCGGAACCGCGGGCCAGGTGGTGTGGATGCGCCCGAGGATGCGATAGCAGTCCTGCACGTTGGCGACGATGACGCGGAACGCGTAGATGTCGCAGAGCTGCTCCAGCGAGAGCTGGCGATGCTCCATCTTGCGCCAAATGGAAAAGGGCTTCTTCTCGCGCCCGTGGACGACCGGGACGAGGCCGTCCGAACGGAGGTTTTCCTCGAGCGATCCCTTGATCTCCTCGATGAGGCCGGCATTGCGCTCGCGCATCTCCGCAAGCTTGGCGCTGACGATCCGGAAGGCCTCCGGCTCCATCCACCTGAAGGCCAACTCCTCCAGTTCCTCGCGCAGCCCCTGCATCCCCATCCGCCCGGCGAGCGGAGCATAAATCTCGATCGTTTCCTCGGAAATCCGCCGGCGCTTGTCGTCGCGCATCGATTCGAGCGTGCGCATGTTGTGCAGCCGATCGGCGAGCTTGATCAGCAACACCCTGACATCGCTCGAAATCGCGATCAGCAGCTTGCGGAAATTCTCCGCCTGCTCGGCGCGTTTGGTCGCAAGATCGAGCTGCTTGAGCTTCGTCAGCCCCTCGACGATGCCGGCGATCTCCTCGCCGAATTCGTCGGCGATGTCGGCGACCGTGGTGGGTGTATCCTCGACGACGTCGTGCAGCAGGGCGGCGGCGATCGTCGCATCGTCGAGCCTGAGGTCGGTCAAGATAGCGGCAACAGCCTGGGGATGCGTGAAATAGGCTTCGCCCGAGGCGCGTTTTTGATCCTTGTGGGCGCGCATCGCAAAGACATACGCCTTGTTGATGGTCGCGATATCGGCGCCCGGATGGTAGCTCTGCACCCTCTCGACGAGCTCGAACTGTCTCATGGCCTTAATCAATCGGACCCGCGCCGCCCGCGCCCGACGTGGCGGGGACGTTATCGGCTTTCACCTCGTCGCAGCCATGATAGCAGGCAAAGCGGGCGCGCCCAAGCCGGTCGACGCCCTCGGCAAGAACTCCCGATGTGTCGCGCCAGGGGCGGGCCGGGCAGTCCGCCTCGCGTCAGCCGTTGCGTCCGTTGGCACCGGGCGACTCGGCCGGCGCCAGGCTCTCCAGCCCGCGCAGCAGTTCCTCTTCCGACATCGTGATGCGGTCGATCTGGCTGTCGCTCGACTGGTCGTCCTGTCCGAGCACCGGCAGGCGCTGGTCACCACCCGACTGCACGTCGGGCTCGTCCACTTCGACGAATTTCTGCAGCGAGTGGATGAGATCTTCGCGCAGGTCGTCGGGCGCCACCGTGCCCTCGGCGATTTCGCGTAGCGCAACCACCGGATTCTTGTCGTTGTCGCGATCGATGGTGATCGGCAGCCCGCCCGCGATGGCCCGGGCCCGGTTGGCCGACATCAGCACCAGATCGAAGCGATTGGCGACTTTCTCGACGCAGTCCTCGACGGTGACGCGAGCCATGATCACTCCTCGGATTATTTTTGGGATCAGCCGATCCGTATAGCGGCTACCGGGCACCGAGGCAAGATGCTGCATCGAAGCCGCGTTTCGCAGGCAGGCCTTCCGGACCGATCCCCATTCGGGTGGCACACCACGGCCGGCGCCGTCAGAGCGGCCCGAGCGGGACGATCTTGCGGTCGTCGGCGCGGTTGCGCGCCAGGAGCCGTCCCACCCCTTCGCGCGTCACCGGATGGCGCCAGCGCGGTGCCACGTCCCGTAGCGGACGCAGCACGAAGGCCCGCCCGCGCACCCCCGCGTGGGGCAGATCGAGCGCCATTGGTCGCATCCCGACACTCTTGCCCTGCAGGCGCGCCACCCGTCCCTTGTGATCGATGATGTCGATATCGAGCGGCCTCGGCCCCCAACGTCGTCCGCCACGCCTGCCTGCGAGACGCTCGAGCCGTTTGACCAGCATCAGCAGCGCCTGCGGCGAGCGCGCAGTGGTCACCTTCAATGCGGCGTTCACATAGGGCGCCTGCCGTCCCGGCCCGAACGGTGGCGTTTCGTATGCGTTCGAAATGGCCACTGGCCCGACGCCGCGCCGCGCCAACTGGCGAACGGCCTCGCGCAGTGCCTCGCGCGGTGTCCCCCAGCGTCCGACGAGATTGCTCCCGAGTGCTATGATCGAGTGAGCCAAGGCGGGTGTTCCAACGTATTGCCTGCCGAACCCCGAGCGTCGAGCCGGGCGACAGGGGAACCAAGGCGACTACGGCAAAGCGCCACGACCGACAACGATTTCGATCGACCGGAAGTGTCGAATGCGCAACTCGAACGCAGGCACCTGCACCGCCGCGGGCCCTGCCGCAAACGACGTGGCGGACCACCTTGCTGCGCAGAAGGTCTCAATTCGCAGCCCGAGACATCGACATGAAGACAACGAGTTGCTACATGTAGGTCCTAACGATTCTGCAAAAAACCTATCATGAGCACAATGAAATGAGCGCGCTTTTCTACCAATCCGAACGCATTGCACTGTTCATCGACGGTGCAAATCTTTACAGCACCGCGAAATCACTGAACTTCGATATAGATTATAAGAATCTACTTAAGCATTTCAGCACCAAGGGTCGTCTGATACGTGCCCTCTATTATACGGCAGTCGCCGACGATCAAGAGTATTCCTCGATCCGACCACTGATTGATTGGCTCGACTACAACGGCTACACCATGGTCACCAAGCCCTTGAAAGAGTTCACGGACAGCACCGGACGCCGCAAGGTCAAGGGCAACATGGACATCGAGCTGGCCGTACAGGCGATGGAATTGGCCGACCACCTCGATCATATCGTGCTTTTCAGCGGCGACGGTGATTTCCGCTCACTGGTGGAGGCACTTCAGAACAAGGGCAAACGCGTCAGCGTCGTCTCGACCCTCGTGACGAGCCCGCCCATGATCGCCGACGAATTGCGCCGCCAGGCCGATCAGTTCATAGAGCTTTCCGAGCTCCGTGGCACCATCGCCCGCGATCCCTCCATCCGTCAGCAACGCGAGCAGCAGCGTCGCTCGTTCGACCAGGACGAGGGCGACGACTTCGAGGAGGTCTGACCTCCGTCGGGGCGGCTGAGGGTGCACCCGCAATGTCCACTTCCGACCCGATCCGCAGCCCCTCGGAGCCCCCGGCCGATTGCCCGGCCTGCCCTCGCCTCGTTCAATTCCGCCACGATCAGCGCCGCGACAACCCGACATGGTTCAATGCGCCGGTGCCGTCCTTCGGCGACCCGAACGCCCGTCTTCTTGTGCTCGGCCTGGCGCCGGGATTGAAGGGTGCAAATCGAACCGGCCGCCCGTTCACCGGCGATTATGCCGGCGACCTGCTCTATGCGACGCTGATCGCAAAGGACTTTGCGCGCGGTGATTACGCCGCCCACGCCGACGATGGCCTCGAACTCGTCGACGTCATGATCTCGAATGCGGTGCGCTGCGTGCCGCCACAGAACAAGCCGGCCACGACCGAAATTGCCGCCTGCCGAGGCTTCCTCACCGCACGCATCGACGCGCTGCCGCGCCTGCGCGCCATTCTTGCGCTCGGCCGCATCGCACACGACCAAGCACTGACCAGCCTCGGCGCCCGCAAATCCGCCTACCCCTTCGCCCATGGCGCCTGCCACGTCCTCGACACCCCGCGAGCGACCGAGATCGGTCGCGCAACGCCGCTGCGCCTCTTCGACAGCTACCACTGCTCGCGCTACAACACGAGCACACGCGTCCTCACCCCGGACATGTTCCGGGCGGTTTTCGATGCCATCAGGGTCTTCCTTGCGAGTGACGATCCGGAGCCGCGATGACGACCGAGGACGCCGATGGACGCCCGATTCCCCCGGGCGAAGAACCTGCCGGTCCTGGCGAGACGACGGCCCTGGAGAGCCGCCTGCAGACCGCCTTTCGATGGATCTGGCGCTTCAATGCCCTCGCCATCGCCGGGGTCGCGGTCATCGCCGGCCTCCTCGGGCTGATCGCCCTGGCCGCGGTCGGCTACGATTTCCTGCGAATTCGTCATGTCGAGGCGGTCGCCAGGGTCGACCCGACCGGTACGCGCGCGCCCCGCCTCGAGCTGAACAACTTCACCGAAATCGGGCGTACGGACCTGTTCTGGGCGGCCCGCTCCCTCGTCCAGCACGAGGAGCGATATGCCTCTGGCGGCAAGTCCGCCTGGAGTGTGCGCAACTACGTATTCTACGATCCCGCGACCGGCGCGACCCACGAGTTGCTCGCCGACGACACGGCCCTCGTCCTGTCGGCCACGCACCATTATCTGCCGGGCGACGAAGCCAGGGAGCAGCCGGTGGCGATCCTGGTACGCCTCGTACGCCGCGATACGAATGGCGACGGCTATCTCTCCGAGAGCGATGTGGCGGAACTGGCCATCGCGAGCCCGGACGGGCGCCGCATCGTGGAATTGGCCATCCCGCACGATGATCTGAAGGGCACGGCGACCCGTGCCGATGGCACCATCCTCGCCTTCATCGAAGCCCCTGATGGCACCCACGAGGCGCTGCACCTCGACGGGCGCCAACTTGCGATCGCAGAGCGCCACCGGATCGAAGAAGCGGCGGCCAAGGTCGGCCACTGACCGTCAAGTCCCCGCCGCCCGCCCGATCGTCGGGCGAAGGGTCTTGCCCGATCAACCACGCTCACGCATCAGCCGCGAGCGCTGGCGCTGCCAATCGCGCTCCTTCTCGCTCTCGCGCTTGTCGTGCAGCTTCTTGCCGCGCGCCAGGCCCAGTTCGAGCTTCGCCATACCCCGCTCGTTGAAGTAGATCTTGAGCGGCACCATCGTCATGCCGTCGCGCATCACCGCGATCGCCAACCGGTCGATCTCGCGCCGGTTGAGCAAGAGCTTGCGGTGACGCCGGGGCTCGTGGTTGTCGTAGCGGTTGGCGTTCTCGAGTTCGGGAATGTAGGAATTGATGAGGAAGAGTTCGCCGCCCTCGACCGCGGCATAGCTCTCGGCGACATTGGCCTTGCCCGAACGCAGCGATTTCACCTCGCTGCCCTTCAGCATCAAGCCTGCCTCGATGACTTCCTCGATCGCAAAGTTGTACCGGGCCCTGCGGTTCTCGGCGACAACCTTGCGGCCATCGCCCTTCTTCGCCATGGCACCGGTCTCCTTTTCGACTTCGCGCGCCGACTGCGTCCGCGCGTCTCGAGCAACGTTAGATGTTCATCAGACCCGCGAATCGCAAGGCCTCGTCGACCTGCTTGCGCGCACTGGCGCTCGCCACGACCAGCGGCAGACGAACCTCGTCAGGCGCCCGCCCGAGAACGGCGGCGGCATACTTCACCGGCGACGGGCTGGTCTCGCAGAACAACGCCTTGTGCAGCGGCATCAGGCGGTCCTGGATCGCAAGGGCCTTGGCATAGTCCCCCGCCAGCGTCGCTTCCTGGAACTCGGAGCAGAGTCGCGGCGCGACGTTCGCCGTCACAGAAATGCAGCCGACCCCACCGTGCGCATTGAAGCCGAGCGCCGTGCCATCCTCGCCCGACAGCATGATGAGATCGGGCCCCATCAGATGGCGGTGCACACTCGGGCGCGTCAGGTCGGCGGTCGCGTCCTTGATCCCGACGATGTTGCTGCAGTCGCGAAAGAGCCGCGCCATGGTTTCCGGCTGCACGTCGGCGACGCTTCGGCCCGGCACGTTGTAGATGAAAATCGGCAGGTCCGCGCTCTCGGCCACGGCCTTGAAGTGCTGGTAGAGCCCCTCCTGGGTCGGCTTGTTGTAGTAGGGGGCAGCGACCAGCGCGGCATCGGCGCCCGCCGCTTTGGCGTGCTGCGTGAAATCGATCGCCTCGGCGGTGGCGTTGGAGCCTGTGCCCGCGATCACCGGGACGCGTCCCGCCACGGCCTCGACGCACATTTCGACGACGCGCTTGTGCTCGTCGTGCGTCAGCGTCGGGCTCTCTCCGGTCGTGCCGACGGGAACGACCCCGTGCGACCCTTCCGCGATCTGCCACTCGACGAACGCTTGGAACGCTTCGCCGTCGACGGCGCCGTCGCGCAGTGGCGTGATCAGCGCCGGTATCGAGCCCTTGAACATTGCCGCGTTCCTCACCTGCTGGTGCAGTGTCTCGACCGGACCATAGTGAGAGCCGATTCCGCCCGCAAGCCACAGTGCCCGCCCGGCTCCCGCGCGCACGGGAAAAGGCGGCACGGCATGCGCTCAATCGGCAAGCAACGCGCGGCAGCGACCCACCGGGCCGAAACCGGCGGAGTGGGCCGCGCGCGTCGTCAGTGGATCAGAGCACGGCGAAGCCTCGAGAGCTTCTCGGTTTGCCCGGTCAGTGCTTGCAGATCCAACGGTAGGTGATCTGCTTGCCGGTGTTGTTCTGCAGGCCGACGTTGATCTCGCCGTTCCCGTAGACGCGGCAGGAATGGTAACGCCCGGTCTTCCAGCCGCAACCGAGGTTGGCCGTGATCGGCCCGTTGCGGGTTACCTGCACGACGAAGTTCGCCGAACCGTTCACGGTGAAGGAGCGGCTCCAGTCCGTCTGACCGGGCCCGAGGCTGCCGGCGAGGTTCTTCTGGCCATAGGCACAGCCGGCACTGGCGGGCGCCGAAAACAAGACAAGACCAAGCACGATGATCAGGTAACGCATGAGCGGCACTCTCCGAGTTGTCGATCCTCCCCTCGGGGATAGTTTCACACCCGGCGATAAGGCGCAAACTGATTTTCTCGCCTGCGTTATAATCAGACCGCACCGATCATGCGGCCCGTTCGGCTGGCGTACCCTCCGTCAGCCCTTACTGCTCTCGACCTCGCCGGCATCGACCCGCTTGGAGAATTCCGTTGCGCGCCCCTCGGCGAGCAGTCGCGCCTGGCCCACCCAGTCCTCGCGGTCGATGCGGCCCGGGAAGGCCAGATAGGTCGTCACCCAGCGGATTTCCGGCCGCGTCCAGGCGGCGATCTGGTGGAAGTGGTAGATGCCGAGACCATTGAGCCGGTCCTCGTTCACCTTGCCGATGCCTTTGATGCGCTTGAGGTCGTCCGCTCGGCCCGCCTCCGGCGAGGCGAGCCCGAGAGGACGGGCGCCGACGGCGTTGGCCTTTTGCTCGGGCGTGGCGTCCGCGGGCAATTCGGCGAGCCGTGCGGCAATGGCCGCGCTCTCGGCATCGGGGTCGACCGCCTCATCGGCGCCGGAAGCGAGCCCGCTCGGACTTGTCGAAGCCGATGCAGCCATGCTCGCGGCTCCACCCAGGCCCGGCACCACCGCACTACCGCCCGCAGCCGCGCCCCCCAAGGCGGCGGCGGTGGCGACAGAGCCAGACTTGGCGACCGCCTCGATCACCCCGCTCGCGCCCGAACCGCGCACCGGCACCTCGTTGAGCGTCGTTGCCCCGCCGATCGGTGCCGAAAAGTGCCGCCCGTTCTGCGGTCCCGGCGCCGGCGGCCGACCCTGCGCGAAGGCTTCGATGAGAGCTTCGAGGCTTTCCGGCGTCAGGTCCTCGTAGGTGTCCTTCCAGACCTGCACCATCGGCGCGTTGACGCACGCCCCGAGGCATTCGACCTCTTCCCAGGAGAAATCGCCATCCGCCGAGACCGCGAACGGCTCCGGCGCGATGCGCTTGCGGCAAACCGCCTTCAGCTCCTCGGCGCCCCGCAGCAT
This sequence is a window from Hyphomicrobiales bacterium. Protein-coding genes within it:
- a CDS encoding DNA-directed RNA polymerase subunit omega, which produces MARVTVEDCVEKVANRFDLVLMSANRARAIAGGLPITIDRDNDKNPVVALREIAEGTVAPDDLREDLIHSLQKFVEVDEPDVQSGGDQRLPVLGQDDQSSDSQIDRITMSEEELLRGLESLAPAESPGANGRNG
- the rnc gene encoding ribonuclease III is translated as MGEAVSLEQIAERLGYRFRDERLLQRALTHASARSGSSTETDNERLEFLGDRVLGLAVAELLMARFPHAAEGDLAKRLNRLVRRETCARVAYAIDLGNALRLGGSEMSTGGRRKETIVADACEAVLGAVFIDGGYGPARDIVARFWVDLIDEMTETPADAKSELQEWAQGLGRPLPSYRAIGRSGPDHAPQFVTEVRVEGVEPARGSGRSKRIAEHEAAAALLMREGVWPSGKDIPDE
- a CDS encoding NYN domain-containing protein, with the translated sequence MSALFYQSERIALFIDGANLYSTAKSLNFDIDYKNLLKHFSTKGRLIRALYYTAVADDQEYSSIRPLIDWLDYNGYTMVTKPLKEFTDSTGRRKVKGNMDIELAVQAMELADHLDHIVLFSGDGDFRSLVEALQNKGKRVSVVSTLVTSPPMIADELRRQADQFIELSELRGTIARDPSIRQQREQQRRSFDQDEGDDFEEV
- a CDS encoding holo-ACP synthase; the protein is MILGIGNDIIDIRRIERSLERFGERFIERIFTDIERAKSEGRAQRAASYAKRFAAKEACSKALGTGFRRGVYWRDMGVVNLPSGRPTLVLTGGAARILAELTPEGHEARVALTITDDFPLAQAIVIISALPAKMPGR
- a CDS encoding pyridoxine 5'-phosphate synthase encodes the protein MPDSAGREGIGAFGRRARLGVNIDHVATLRNARGVAYPDPVRAALLAIAAGADGITAHLREDRRHIRDGDITRLMAAIDRPLNFEMAVTDEMIAIAIANRPHAACLVPERREEVTTEGGLDVAGQANRVRDAVARLGDAGIRVSLFIDPEPVQVEAATRVGAPVVELHTGAYCEMVEVGDEAGAARELARLAASAKESHTAGIEVHAGHGITFASVGPVAAIPEFAELNIGHFLVGEAVFQGLGGAIAEMLCQMELARLAGGVGGAGR
- the lepB gene encoding signal peptidase I, yielding MSAGLEADKSSSSGTIEFLKVIIHALILAFLVRIFLYQPFNIPSGSMKETLLVGDYLFVSKFSYGYSRYSFPFGYRIWDGRVLSGEPERGDVVVFKLPRDNETDYIKRVIGLPNDRIQVRRGQVFINGEPVEKVADGTFETVDETGRKVTVPRYRETLPNGVSYHVLDVVANGTFDNTSEYQVPEGHYFMMGDNRDQSLDSRATYRVGYVPHENLIGRAQVIFFSATEQWSVFEPWKWGSTIRWSRFFDLVD
- a CDS encoding DUF2062 domain-containing protein, encoding MLFSRRKPEGILARVRVALWPRRSWSRSMRYVLKRVRRLRGSPYFIAFGFACGAFVSCTPFVGFHFIIAAALAYIGRGSMIASAFGTAVGNPLTFPFIWVSTYQLGNAILGGTGRFSDEQLKHGFATLWESMTAFSSEAFVAAANVLWPLMKPMLVGSVPIGLAVASVIYLVMYRALLLAARRAEEAEIEEAMEAAIHNEPYEVVDGTAAAEAGGEAQCASGDGGAGEPSSPSVARARVEVHA
- the folK gene encoding 2-amino-4-hydroxy-6-hydroxymethyldihydropteridine diphosphokinase yields the protein MAHSIIALGSNLVGRWGTPREALREAVRQLARRGVGPVAISNAYETPPFGPGRQAPYVNAALKVTTARSPQALLMLVKRLERLAGRRGGRRWGPRPLDIDIIDHKGRVARLQGKSVGMRPMALDLPHAGVRGRAFVLRPLRDVAPRWRHPVTREGVGRLLARNRADDRKIVPLGPL
- a CDS encoding RelA/SpoT family protein, yielding MRQFELVERVQSYHPGADIATINKAYVFAMRAHKDQKRASGEAYFTHPQAVAAILTDLRLDDATIAAALLHDVVEDTPTTVADIADEFGEEIAGIVEGLTKLKQLDLATKRAEQAENFRKLLIAISSDVRVLLIKLADRLHNMRTLESMRDDKRRRISEETIEIYAPLAGRMGMQGLREELEELAFRWMEPEAFRIVSAKLAEMRERNAGLIEEIKGSLEENLRSDGLVPVVHGREKKPFSIWRKMEHRQLSLEQLCDIYAFRVIVANVQDCYRILGRIHTTWPAVPDRFKDFISTPKHNGYRSLHTTVLGPRHQPVELQIRTGRMHQIAEYGIAAHSFYKDASYAGEEVDSTILSTGVRVSGPVSPHDSEPYSWLRRHVETLLSGDSPEEFLEHTKLELFQDQVFAFTPKGRLIALPRGATLLDFAYAVHTDVGDHCVGARVNGRSTPLMEKVQNGVQVEIITSEAQTPTAAWEKLVITGKARSAIRRASREALRRQYGDLGRQIVAAAFARVGHSFSDGRLAQALWRLSLKTVDDAYVAVARGELTSGAVLKAVFPDLQEARPASPERTARNRHEQGDPSLEGWFNLRHIPGFKFRIGDDEAERRLLQMLPRVAPSQSGASEQLGLVFGELGAVPGDRIVGILMPEQAMIAIYPIASPALEAFQALPRERWIDVTWDVDSDAPRRFLGQIETTALNEPGALARIATVIGERDGNIDNLRMLHRAADFTRMHIDVEVWNAKHLNELLRDLRMLDVVYKVERCFTPSVRARDDSVPQGHVNGALAPSPGANTI